Proteins from a single region of Apium graveolens cultivar Ventura chromosome 7, ASM990537v1, whole genome shotgun sequence:
- the LOC141674037 gene encoding uncharacterized protein LOC141674037 has protein sequence MQSFKDCLANCGLGTVRTVGVIFTWTNKCASNPIFKRLDRMVANGAWFNLFTERNAFIKPRGLMDHNAIIFEEPMQLQRVSKPFQFFNYMIDLPGFNDVVVKTWSLDCSGFCYNKFASRLKEAKLLLRQLNKNHGHVSSNVLDARTRLEELQVYMLNNGDPDLLALESELINKLNMALAEEESLFLQKSGVKWMGLGDGNNSFFHQQCKANWNHNKILALENDSGNLVYGQLPCADIAVSNFKNLLGSEILHPHIDLDSVYCKFLTELQGINSTLISIIPKVDSPTKMSDFRPISLCTVMYKCISKILAARLKLVMPSIIDIAQSSFVPGRSISDNILLAQELFRGYDRDT, from the exons ATGCAATCGTTCAAGGATTGCCTTGCAAATTGTGGGCTTGGAACTGTACGTACTGTAGGTGTTATTTTCACTTGGACAAACAAATGTGCTAGTAATCCTATTTTTAAACGTCTGGATAGAATGGTTGCTAATGGTGCTTGGTTCAATTTGTTTACTGAGAGGAATGCCTTTATAAAACCAAGGGGCCTTATGGATCATAATGCTATTATATTTGAAGAGCCCATGCAACTTCAAAGGGTTAGCAAACCCTTTCAGTTcttcaattatatgattgatcTCCCGGGGTTTAATGATGTTGTTGTCAAAACATGGTCCTTGGATTGCTCAGGGTTTTGCTATAACAAGTTTGCATCTCGTTTAAAGGAAGCAAAGTTGTTGCTTCGACAGCTTAACAAGAATCATGGTCATGTCTCCTCCAATGTCTTGGATGCTAGAACTCGGCTTGAGGAACTTCAAGTTTACATGCTCAACAATGGAGACCCTGATCTTTTAGCCTTGGAATCAGAGTTGATCAACAAGCTCAACATGGCCCTTGCAGAGGAGGAATCTCTCTTTCTTCAGAAATCTGGAGTGAAGTGGATGGGTCTTGGGGACGGGAACAACTCTTTCTTTCACCAGCAATGTAAAGCTAACTGGAATCATAACAAAATCCTGGCCCTTGAAAATGACTCTGGTAATCTTGTCTATGGCCAGCTTCCTTGTGCAGATATTGCAGTTTCCAATTTTAAAAACTTACTGGGGTCTGAGATTTTGCACCCTCACATTGATCTAGATTCAGTTTATTGTAAATTTTTAACTGAGTTGCAAG GTATTAACTCAACTCTCATTTCCATCATTCCGAAGGTTGATTCTCCAACTAAAATGAGTGATTTCAGACCTATCTCTCTCTGCACTGTCATGTACAAATGCATCTCCAAAATCTTAGCAGCTAGACTCAAATTGGTTATGCCTTCCATTATTGATATTGCACAATCTTCTTTTGTCCCAGGGAGGTCTATATCTGACAACATTTTACTCGCTCAAGAACTGTTTCGTGGCTATGACAGGGACACATGA